A genomic region of Archangium lipolyticum contains the following coding sequences:
- the pdxA gene encoding 4-hydroxythreonine-4-phosphate dehydrogenase PdxA: MSERPVVGISLGDVSGIGPEITAQALARPQVRRALQPVIFGDGPTLARFAQFQKYARATPETLTRGTQPTVCVVTELAEKDREPGKPTRAGGRAQYSYIQAAIEAARAGKVDALCTAPVSKERISRAGIPFMGHTEVLAEAFGREVLMLMDGPRVRVALATNHVPLVEVSKLLTVERLVGQLQLLSRSLKPVVGRAPRIGVLSFNPHAGEGGLLGREEVEVLTPAIKRARKLRVDAHGPLAADGLFAKVEGFPYDVVLAMYHDQGLIPAKALDFERTVNVTLGLPVPRTSPDHGTAYDIAGKGKASSVPMEEALLKAARLAAR, translated from the coding sequence GTGAGCGAGCGTCCGGTCGTAGGAATCTCGTTGGGAGACGTATCGGGGATCGGGCCCGAGATCACGGCGCAAGCGCTGGCGAGGCCACAGGTCCGCCGGGCGCTGCAACCCGTGATCTTCGGAGACGGGCCGACACTGGCGCGCTTCGCGCAGTTCCAAAAATACGCGCGGGCCACACCCGAGACCCTGACCCGAGGCACACAGCCGACGGTGTGCGTCGTAACGGAGCTGGCGGAGAAGGACCGAGAGCCGGGCAAGCCGACGAGAGCGGGAGGCCGGGCGCAATACAGCTACATCCAGGCGGCGATCGAAGCGGCGCGAGCGGGGAAGGTGGACGCGCTGTGTACGGCGCCGGTGTCGAAGGAGCGGATCTCCCGAGCGGGGATCCCCTTCATGGGGCACACGGAGGTGCTGGCGGAGGCGTTCGGGCGCGAGGTGCTGATGCTGATGGACGGCCCCCGGGTGCGCGTGGCGTTGGCGACGAACCACGTGCCACTGGTGGAGGTCTCGAAGCTGCTGACGGTGGAGCGGCTGGTGGGGCAGCTCCAATTGCTGTCACGAAGCCTGAAACCCGTGGTGGGCCGGGCCCCTCGCATCGGGGTGCTGAGCTTCAACCCGCACGCGGGCGAGGGAGGGCTGCTGGGGCGCGAGGAGGTGGAGGTCCTGACACCGGCCATCAAGCGGGCGCGCAAGCTGCGGGTGGACGCACACGGGCCGTTGGCGGCGGACGGGCTCTTCGCGAAGGTGGAGGGCTTCCCGTACGACGTGGTGCTGGCGATGTACCACGATCAGGGGCTCATCCCGGCGAAGGCGCTGGACTTCGAGCGGACGGTGAACGTGACGCTCGGGCTGCCGGTGCCGAGGACCTCACCGGACCACGGCACGGCGTACGACATCGCGGGCAAGGGCAAGGCGAGCAGCGTTCCCATGGAGGAAGCGCTGCTCAAGGCGGCCCGGCTGGCGGCGCGCTGA